The following coding sequences are from one Bradyrhizobium sp. 200 window:
- a CDS encoding ImmA/IrrE family metallo-endopeptidase has protein sequence MSRVATFLRQLPLSPDEIANKSRLSADRIRAFLDGEDPTLADLRALSRGLKVPLRSFASESASKSELGMLFRQTVSSRPDRGVEAAAGFVEAALKILPPRDAPPQWLSQFRFEQETYQEAERLANEFRQMLLPNQLDEPLTDLPQLIVSLGVILGRLETSRFEGASVVADGYPFVFVSPRFSGRMLFTLAHEIGHLITHHKNSNRSVTFDLAGQIGGLNRYRTQAEHFVNAFASVLLLPASGVGMVLQQVRKTLGITNPAIGDIEILYLSRFYGVSFEVAARRCEDLELLPSGGAKSLADHLRDYFGGPEKRAEALRLPKREPVYIPRVSKNLLNVAAEKVEQGEVSIGWVTDRLNCSINDVYGSRISGEGRRGPHH, from the coding sequence ATGAGCAGGGTCGCCACTTTTCTCAGACAGTTGCCGCTGTCGCCCGATGAGATAGCGAATAAATCGCGACTCTCGGCGGACCGCATTCGCGCGTTTTTGGACGGTGAAGACCCAACCTTGGCAGACCTGCGTGCGTTGTCGCGCGGGTTGAAAGTACCTCTTCGTTCGTTCGCTTCAGAGAGCGCATCGAAAAGCGAACTCGGGATGTTGTTCCGCCAGACCGTGTCTTCGAGGCCTGATCGCGGAGTAGAGGCAGCGGCCGGATTTGTCGAAGCTGCGCTAAAGATACTTCCACCACGCGATGCGCCCCCGCAATGGCTCTCACAATTTCGATTTGAACAGGAGACCTACCAAGAGGCAGAGCGGCTCGCGAATGAATTTCGTCAGATGTTGTTGCCAAATCAGCTTGACGAACCACTCACGGATTTGCCTCAACTGATCGTTAGCCTAGGCGTGATACTTGGCAGGCTCGAAACTTCTCGTTTCGAGGGCGCATCTGTCGTAGCTGACGGCTACCCCTTCGTATTCGTGTCGCCGCGCTTCAGTGGCAGGATGCTATTCACCCTTGCGCACGAAATCGGCCATCTAATAACGCATCACAAGAACTCTAATCGATCAGTGACCTTCGATCTGGCTGGGCAGATTGGGGGACTTAATAGATATCGAACGCAAGCGGAGCATTTCGTAAACGCCTTTGCCTCCGTACTCCTGCTTCCTGCGAGCGGTGTAGGAATGGTCCTACAGCAGGTTCGCAAGACCTTGGGTATTACCAATCCGGCAATCGGCGACATCGAGATATTGTATCTGTCGCGCTTCTATGGGGTGAGCTTCGAGGTGGCAGCGCGCCGCTGCGAAGATTTGGAGCTTCTTCCATCGGGCGGAGCAAAATCACTTGCTGACCACCTTCGGGACTACTTCGGTGGCCCCGAGAAGCGAGCAGAGGCCCTTCGTTTGCCTAAGCGCGAGCCCGTGTATATCCCGCGTGTATCAAAGAACCTGCTGAACGTTGCTGCTGAAAAAGTTGAGCAGGGAGAAGTTTCAATCGGTTGGGTAACGGACCGCTTGAATTGTTCCATCAACGACGTCTATGGATCGCGCATCAGCGGTGAGGGACGTCGTGGACCTCATCATTGA